A single genomic interval of Nerophis ophidion isolate RoL-2023_Sa linkage group LG11, RoL_Noph_v1.0, whole genome shotgun sequence harbors:
- the pianp gene encoding PILR alpha-associated neural protein isoform X2, whose translation MERRSVSPVARLTALVLVALATQPSTCNRDDGEERVDALSVQLSVTTQVTPTPLWAVVWGPTQPLEDDTYHFLSSQETEHLRQQGDQREAGTPVAASEDWPRPDASTRPQDGSWSQEDGRTQAEGTELEEEVDPQFYVTVTISSLLILTAIIITAKLCVRIPVVNL comes from the exons ATGGAGAGACG CTCCGTCTCTCCTGTCGCACGACTGACTGCCCTCGTCCTGGTCGCCCTGGCGACGCAGCCCTCCACCTGTAACCGTGACGACGGCGAGGAGCGGGTGGACGCCCTCTCCGTCCAGCTGTCCGTCACCACCCAGGTGACGCCCACCCCTCTCTGGGCGGTGGTGTGGGGACCCACGCAGCCTCTGGAGGACGACACCTACCACTTCCTCTCCAGCCAGGAAACGGAGCACCTGCGCCAGCAAGGGGACCAGCGAGAGGCCGGCACTCCTGTGGCCGCCTCCGAGGACTGGCCCCGACCTGATGCCAGCACGCGCCCTCAAGACGGGTCTTGGAGCCAAGAGGACGGGAGGACGCAGGCGGAGGGGACGGAGCTGGAGGAAGAAG tggaCCCTCAGTTCTACGTCACTGTGACCATCTCCTCGCTGCTCATCCTGACTGCAATCATCATCACCGCCAAACTCTG